From Stenotrophomonas nitritireducens, the proteins below share one genomic window:
- a CDS encoding MATE family efflux transporter codes for MSKAKQTRSLTEGPIGRSLLMFALPILAGNIAQSLNGSVNAVWVGKFLGEAALTATANANNIMFFLIGSVFGIGMAATILIGQSIGAKALPQARRVMGTSATFFIGLSVVIAVLGWFLSHRLLLAMGTPAESLPMADAYLKVIFLAMPLLYAFAFITAALRGAGDARTPFRFLLLSVLLDIAFNPVLIFGLGPFPKLGIAGAAWATFFSQALALAGLMLYLRNKRHMLWLGRKDIGLLKIDTVILKALVIKGVPMGLQMILISLAMIMMISMVNGYGVETASAYGAAMQLWTYVQMPAMAIGAACSTMAAQNVGAGRWERVDATARTGVLFNFLLTGALIAPIILFDRSTLALFLPAASEALEIGRHLNHIAVWSFLFFGVNFVVSGVVRSTGAVVPPLLILAVAMWGIRVPFALWLQPRFGADAIWWSFPVSAFCSMLMIMSYYRWGNWRKASILGKQAHATPAEVPATPPSPVADPDPELELELERSEAADRA; via the coding sequence ATGTCGAAAGCCAAGCAAACCCGCTCGCTCACCGAAGGCCCGATCGGGCGCAGCCTGCTGATGTTCGCCCTGCCTATTCTGGCGGGCAACATCGCACAGTCGCTGAACGGCTCGGTCAATGCCGTCTGGGTCGGCAAGTTCCTCGGCGAGGCAGCGCTGACTGCCACCGCCAACGCTAACAACATCATGTTTTTCCTGATCGGCTCGGTGTTCGGCATCGGCATGGCCGCCACCATCCTGATCGGCCAGTCGATCGGCGCCAAGGCCCTGCCGCAGGCGCGGCGGGTGATGGGCACCAGTGCTACCTTCTTCATCGGCCTGTCGGTGGTGATTGCAGTCCTGGGCTGGTTCCTGTCGCACCGCTTGCTGCTTGCGATGGGTACACCGGCCGAATCATTGCCGATGGCCGATGCCTACCTGAAAGTGATCTTCCTGGCGATGCCGCTGCTGTACGCATTCGCCTTCATCACCGCCGCCCTGCGTGGTGCCGGCGATGCACGCACGCCGTTCCGCTTCCTGTTGCTGTCGGTATTGCTGGATATCGCGTTCAATCCGGTACTGATCTTCGGCCTGGGGCCGTTCCCGAAGCTGGGTATCGCCGGTGCGGCCTGGGCCACGTTCTTCTCGCAGGCGCTGGCGCTGGCCGGGCTGATGCTCTACCTGCGCAACAAGCGGCACATGCTGTGGCTGGGCCGCAAGGATATCGGCCTGCTGAAAATCGACACCGTCATCCTCAAGGCGCTGGTGATCAAGGGCGTGCCGATGGGCCTGCAGATGATCCTGATCTCCCTGGCGATGATCATGATGATCAGCATGGTCAATGGCTACGGCGTGGAAACCGCATCGGCCTACGGCGCGGCAATGCAGCTGTGGACGTATGTGCAGATGCCGGCGATGGCCATTGGTGCGGCATGTTCGACGATGGCCGCCCAGAACGTCGGTGCCGGCCGCTGGGAGCGGGTAGATGCCACCGCGCGCACCGGCGTGCTGTTCAACTTCCTGCTGACCGGCGCGCTGATCGCACCGATCATTCTGTTTGATCGCAGCACCCTGGCGCTGTTCCTGCCGGCGGCCAGCGAAGCGCTGGAGATCGGCCGCCATCTGAATCACATCGCGGTATGGTCGTTCCTGTTCTTTGGCGTCAACTTCGTGGTGTCCGGCGTGGTCCGGTCCACCGGCGCGGTGGTGCCGCCACTGCTGATCCTGGCGGTGGCGATGTGGGGCATCCGGGTGCCATTCGCACTGTGGCTGCAGCCGCGGTTTGGTGCCGATGCGATCTGGTGGAGTTTCCCGGTCAGCGCGTTCTGCTCGATGCTGATGATCATGAGCTATTACCGCTGGGGCAACTGGCGCAAGGCCAGCATCCTCGGCAAGCAGGCGCACGCCACGCCGGCGGAAGTGCCCGCCACGCCACCTTCGCCAGTGGCCGATCCGGATCCGGAACTGGAACTGGAACTGGAACGAAGCGAGGCAGCTGATCGCGCGTAG
- a CDS encoding RNA-binding S4 domain-containing protein, giving the protein MSGDVVPVASIRLDVWLWAARFFKTRSLAKQAVDTGKVDVEGQRPKSSRAIRVGDALRVQRGDEIFEIAVRGLSDTRGSAPVAQALYEETAASKQARDELRLRRAAERTGYQAPEHRPDKRARRLIRALGDLDAL; this is encoded by the coding sequence ATGAGTGGTGACGTCGTACCAGTGGCAAGCATCCGTCTTGATGTCTGGCTGTGGGCTGCGCGCTTTTTCAAGACCCGCAGCCTGGCCAAGCAGGCCGTCGACACCGGCAAGGTCGATGTGGAAGGGCAGCGCCCCAAATCCTCCCGTGCCATCCGCGTCGGTGACGCGCTGCGGGTGCAGCGTGGTGATGAGATTTTCGAGATCGCGGTAAGGGGGCTGAGTGACACCCGTGGCTCGGCGCCGGTGGCGCAGGCCTTGTATGAGGAAACCGCTGCGTCCAAACAGGCACGCGACGAGTTGCGCCTGCGCCGTGCCGCCGAACGCACCGGCTACCAGGCCCCGGAGCACCGCCCCGACAAGCGCGCCCGGCGCCTGATCCGCGCCCTGGGTGATCTGGACGCGCTCTGA